The following nucleotide sequence is from Triticum dicoccoides isolate Atlit2015 ecotype Zavitan chromosome 7B, WEW_v2.0, whole genome shotgun sequence.
GCCTTTGTTCAAGCTGTGCATAATCATATTTGCATCATGAGAATTGATTACATCAGTTTGTTCTTCACATTGTGTAGGACAAGATTGCCCAACATAGATACAAAGACATGAAAGCTTTGGAAGGCAAATTCTTcaaactagagcattgttgggagttgctccaaaagtgcgagaagtggaagttgatcGACAAAGAATCTCCACCGAAGAGAGGCTCGCTTgtaaacatggatgaagatgaggatgatgatggcccaagaaatttgaacaagcccgatggcgacaagaagactaaggagaagatgaagagagagcaagaagcatcgagcttgagggagaagattgatgccatggtgcaatcaaatgagttgatgttgttgaagtcgttggagatcaagaaagagttggccgagaagaaggcaaaAGAGAAGCAAGAAAAGTGGCAATTGCTCAAGGAAGAGGGGCTCCGCAAAGCTGCCATTAAGGAGAGAAGAGCACGCGTCGCTGAAAACAAATCCATGTCTTTGTTgctcgccgaagagaacaagatcatgtcaatgaaccgcgatgacatggacgacctcactaaaacatggcatgatatggcaaggagagaaatcttgaagaggagaatggtcGCGTCGGCCGgtcctgtcggagtaaatgaccacgggtagcctagctggttccccctggctcttcaaaaaataaTAGGCCGATCGATCTTTCAAgcacccaagacacggggccgccttcccccggccggctatcccacaagccgactaccggaaggcggcccggccctgaaaccctcatgaagaaagccgcgagggggccgactccaagaagccggcccccgaCAGACGGCcatcgtaccctcaaagtttgcacccacataacggagatgggacggggcgtggcaacagtaaagcctgccacccccgaatcccggagtacgcatggctacagtacgccgtacggggtAGCCATGACCCGTCCGCCGTGgtactgttgccatgctgaccatgacgtcacccacgacaggctgtcagtacggcccgcaggcggcgggccccttcagtcagagagacatccgaaggcggccacGCTTCCCCTAGTCGGCCTGGGACGTAGCCGGCTCTCACCAGCCGGCTCGCTCCCTCCCTCAAAGTatgcgcaccattaaggagacaagacgaggtaaggctatagtgagagcccgccaggcggcggcactgtagccatgcttacctcgacaaagccctcgtcatcaagagtgaggcaacaataaccagcccccgacaagacccccaagcagtGGGACCTACCTGTCGTCCAGGAAGCCGGCAGCTGGCGGgacccactagtcggcgggcccctgcggtcggcggagaagccggcggatgTAGACACTGATGGCTAGGGCCCacccccagccggattaccattgtacccctggggggtaggcctatataaccccccccccagggcacccatgcaaagggttggactttgatagttttagacacaactttgagaggagaggagagctagccttgccctttcttcttcctctcgccaaacagctcaaggagcctcttgtagccatttgttgatctagtgatcatgcggagaccccgcagagcaggactaggggtgttatctccacggagagccccgaacctgggtaagatccgccggcatgcatgtcttcgcctcatctcgtttccaggcaccggcgatgtcttattggcttccacaatgataagccatctgttggcatatgtcgcacctaccactcgACAGGTTCGTGTTATAGTTCCGGAGATGTTTTCTCTACTCCATATGGTGGCAATGTCGATGATTTCGGTGCGGGAGTTGGGACAAGCGCCAGAGGTGGATTCGATGGTGCCGATGAACTTCAAGATGGACTCGATGGCGCGAAGTGAAGATCGACCAAAATGATGCCGGACATGGCCGTAACTTTTGCAAGGCCCTCTTTTGTGTTTCTCGTACTGAACTTGGCTTTTATTTGCGCGTAAAACTATGTTAtattgtttgaatttgaacttatttgtGGGAACTTATGTCAAATGCGAGAATTGAGCGTTTTCTGTTCCGGATCGATGGGGCGGTGTCCAAACAAACCCGGCGTCGTATCAGGTGAATCCAGCATCCCTCGTGAATCCGTGCATCCTCTTGTTTCCAGCCACCCGATCTGGATCATGCGTGTCTAGTCTGTTTGATGAAATTTTCTACTAAAGCGCCCGCTCCAGCCCTCTTCTTTGCAAAGTACCCCCTGTATAGATTGAAACATCCCAAGTTGAATCAAGATCTGGATCCCTGTATGTGATGTTGCGGTCGCCGCCGGGAGAACCAGTTCTCCCGGCGGCGACGAGGTTAGCGCTCGACCGCTCGTGATGCGTCCCCACATAAAATCCGTCTGTGTCCTCCGTTGCCACAGTCAAGATGTTCTTGTACAACCTCGGCAGTTCCGGATCGCCATGTCCAAGTTCCTAGCGAGTCTCTACACCACCGATGCCGCCTGGCGGCCGCAACATCCTCACCTTCTGATTTACACTCTCCCCTCCACCTGATGGCGCCGGCCTGCTACTGACTCGTGTGGGTGCCGAATACAGCCCGAAACCTCCTTGCAGAGCATCCACATCTCTGCATCTTACCTGCTCTTGTTTGATGTACGCATAGAACTTGCAGATTGACCATCTGCTGTGGATTGTGAGTTGTATACTGCAATTGTTGCTTGTTGGGTGTACATGTAGCTTCAGAATTTATAATGTGAACTTGCAGTGTGAATCACGTAGGTAACATCTCAGCAATAGCATTCAACAAAAGAAATTAAACAGTCGTTTTGTTCAGAATTTGTAGTCAACAACAAGCATTCACTTTCTGAATTTTGCATTCAGCAACAAGCATTCACTTCTTTCTGAATTTTGTAGTCCCGTTTTCAGGCTCGATTGACACACCCAAACGAGATCAATTAAACTGAAATTGGCAACAGGAGGTCATCTAAAAATAACAAAGCTACATGGTCACGGTAGTGGTCATCTACTGATCCACACGCTGTAGTCGTCGCAGTTGTCAGGTTGTCGGAATGTGCTGGTCTTGGGTCGTGGTCAGAACTGGAAAGAGATCGTTGACAACGGATGCACGCGTTGGGCTCCTGGTCCTGGGCTCCTGGCAGAGGAATGACCGGGATCCATGGCAACAAGCTAGATCGAGGGAGAGCACTGCGCATCGCAACCAGGGGAGATCTTGGTGCGCCCGTTGAGGGAGAGCTTCACGCCTGAGAGGCAACGGTCAACACACATGGATCTCTGCCTGAGAGGTTACCGCCGCTGGGATGTGGTGGCCGCCTCCGGCGTGTCTTCGTGGTGGTGCCGCCTATCACTAGTCTTCGTGGCAGGTTGTAGTTGCTGGAACATGGTGTTCGTGGCCGTGGCGGCCATGCCATCGTTGGGATACAGTTCGCAGCCGTGATTGGGGATTGGGGGTAGGGATTTTTTTAAGAGAGAGTGCTTCGGCTGGGGGTTTCTGGAAAATTCACGCCTAAACATGAGATGGAAGCGGGCGTGTTTCTGCAAAATAAGCGCCGACGCACAGGAGGCAGGGGATTTAGATCGGACGGCCAGCGATGACAGGATACAGGGATGCAGAAGGGATACAGGATTCATAAGATACGACGCCAACAAACCCCGcaaaagccgacccgtaaaaaagtatattccgCGAATATCCTTTTATACGGGTCCTTTTGAGGGGTCAGCATCTGTGCCGGTCCGAGCCAGCCCGCAAAAGCGGTTTTCCCCGAACTATaaacgcgttttgcgggccggTGGGATACgggatctgctagagttgctccaACCAGTCTCTATAACTTGAACCAGTTTTGCGCATTGTTTAGGCATTATATCCCTCATACTGCTTCGGCTCCACGGCCACTCAAATCGAAGCTGTCGCGAGTTGTATCTAAGAATCCAACAACATTGACTCTCAAAATTGGCCTTTAAGTGGGACATTTTGCTTTCTAAAGTTTCATAACACCACTCGCCACATTTTTTTCAGATCGCATACAAATTTTATTGACCCCTCATCCAATATTGTTGGAGCCTTATAGGTACATTTTCCCGTTATTTTTTTTTCATTCTTTATGTCAATCAATAcgctgactctctctctctctctctatctctctctccttccctccctccctccctccctctcgagattttacactctaaaatactccctccctccctcccttccccctccctccctctctctcaaaattttacactctaaaatatgtctacatacatccgaatGTGATActccatttgaaatctttaaaaagacaaatatttaggaacggagggagtagtacatatgAAAATATCCTAAACATATTATAATAGTGAGTGGAAGTAAGTTTCAGGAACCTTCTGTTACATTTCTGATATCTCTGTACAAGAGTGTCAGCTTGTGCAATTGTCATGCTTCTCAAGTAGTAACACAAAGGGATCTTGCTACATGGTCAACTGATTTCTCAGCAAACAAAAAATGTTGGGAGTGCAGTTTCAAAAAAGCAATTCTAGTTTTAAAAACATGGAAGGAGTGAGGTGTATGGAGATAAATGCTAGTCAGTTTTGCCAAAGATTTTGTGTGCCTGTGGGCCCAAGCCCAGTCTTCAGGGAGGAGGTTGGCTCTTTTTGGGGGCAAAGAATCTTGTCCAGTCAGATACTTGGATAAGAAGGTCAACTTTGTTTTTGCACAACCAAAAAGAGACTAGTGAATTAGTACTTCGTTATTCTGCTTCGAAATTGATCATGGCTAAAATCATTGGCGTCTTGGGACCGTTGCTACGTCAGGCCAttggaaaaaatgaaaaaaactaCTCCAACTAAAAATAAAACCTTGTACTACATTGGTAGCATTCCTGTTTTGCTAATATTCTCAGCCAAACATATTGGGAAGAGGTCTCGCAGCCATGAAGGCGTCAACCATCTGCACAAGCAGGAAATCGTTAAATAGACAAGAAAAAATACGTATATGTCAAATCGATGCATATTGCTGAGATGAGCATTTCGTTAAAAACTATAGCCATGCTGTCGGACGTGCTTGCATATACATGCTCACTACTGTGCAAAATATGCATAATATAATTACGTGTGAGCACAGCGGATACGAAATATATTTTTTGCCGCAAAGATACTAAATATTATTGCGCCGCGCAGTGCTTATTGTGTACTTCAGAATGTACAGAAGTGTGCAAGATGACAGATCCAATGAATTGCATTACCTCCTCGGTCACTTGAGCTCTAGCTCTCGTATGTCTTTTAACCACCTCATATAGAACGTCACCAAGAAGATTCTTCACTTTACCAGTTAGCAGGCTTCCATCCCCGTAACCCTGACGTTGAGATTCAGAACATACATTTAGTTGAGGAAAATAGGTAGAGGAAACATATCGAATAAACTGATCCATATATGTAGCATAACTTGAAATATTACCTTCTTTATCTGCTCGAGATCATGGTCGTCTTCAAGGAAAAAGTTCAGGTACTTAATCGGGACATCCACCTGAACACCACAATTATAATTCACTGATTGGTTTTGTCTTGCTCAAGGAACCCAGTACACAACAAGAATATTGCAGGAACAAAACAAGAATGAGACTCTAAAAAAAACAAGAATAAGACGGGGTGCGAATGATGCTTTGTCACGATGACGTTCATTTCAGATTGTAGGCCAGCACATGTAAGATCACTAGCAGGCTGTCTAATCGTAcaggtatagtactccctccgtaaataaaTATAAAACGTTTTAACTCTTTTCTGattcagatgtatatagacacattttagtgtATTGTTCAttcatttcagtccgtatgtagtccatattgaaatgtttaaaatgtcttatactccctccgttccaaagtaAGTGTCATGGTTTTAGTTTGAATTTGGACTCATtttaactaaaaccacgacacttattttgggacggagtgagtatttgtttacggagggagtaccaaataAATCGTATGCACACCGCTTCCCAACTGCAGATTCTGTAGGACTGAGATCTTTTCTGTATATATACTCAAACTATTTATTTAGTTTAAGTTTTGCATCTCAAGCAATACATCTCAGAAAGCGGTGTACAATACAGGCAATCGGAGAAGCAAAAAAAGCTTGCTATCTGCACTAATGTGTTGTCCAATAAAATGTTCTCAAGAGCAGGACAAGGGCTTACCTCAAGGTTAGCTCCAAGCTCTCTTTGGAGTTCCGCTGAGTCTTGGCCACCTGAGAAAGCATATTTGTTCACCTGGAAAATGAATAACAATAATGATAAGCCTGTGAAATAATAGAACAATCCCACAGTCCAcagtttcatctttggctcaagctAGCAACCACTTCACAAAAAAAAAAAAGGACTAGCTCAAGATATGTAATTGTCGGCAGATATTTCTCAGGTCAAAGTTATGCTCACGACAAACCTTCATCTTTATTTTTTCTTCACTATCTGTCACATATATCGCAGAATTTGGATCACTAGCTGACATTTTCGTGCTCTCCCCCTGTAAAATATAAATAAGCAACTGGTAAAGTAGTGTCTTAAAAATTCATCGCATCCAAGATATCCTCCGTTTAAAATTGTAGAATGTTATAGTTTCAACCTAAATCAAACTTTTttatgtttgaccaagtttataggaaaAAAAGTTTGACCAAAAACAGTAGGGAAAACCCCTACTGTAAGTCTTTTTCATTTATAATTAGCAATGGTAATGTACAATGGTCTGTAACATAACAGCATGTTACAAGTTTATAGGAAATATATCAACATTTACAATACCAAATAATATACTATGAAAATCTATTTCATGGCGGATTTAGTGAAATTTTGGTGTTGTAGATGTTGCtatatttttctataaatttggtcaaacttaaagaAGTTTGACTCAGGAGTGTTGAGCTGTGCTGCCGCTTGTGGCCTGTGCTGCCGCTTTTATAGGATGTGCATTACCATTGTGTATATCATAGCTTTTAAACTGGCTTGTGTTTATCATAATATTACAAGCTTGTGGACAATTTGATAATCGCGATCTTACAGCATGTGCATCATGAGATTTGTTTGTTTCCAAGGAACCCTCACGCCAACGTCAACACCACAACACCGATGTGTAGACCGGTTCAGACCCCCAGATTGGGTAATAGCCTACGTCCTGTGCGTATTGATTATATGATGAACAAGAGTGCAACAATGACCATAGGCGGACTGGGAAGCAACCCAACAAATTCTAGGGTTTATGTGGTGTATTGAGGCGGTGGAAATGATTTTTATGCGGGGCGCTCTCCTCCCTTTATGTAGGGGTATTGAGGCGGTGGAAACCCTTCTACATTTGGCTTCTGCCTTGCATTGCAAGCTACTCCCTCCGGTCCCGAAAACAAGGCATCCAATTTTTCCCATCTTTCTCCAAAAGGAAGGCGTATCTCCAATCAGGAGTTGAGCTGGGGGTGTGAATATTCATATGACTGGTGCGCTCTGGTTTGTGTTGGTCTGCGTGCAACCACATGCACGCCCTCTTTttgaaaacggagggagtagcttaggGATAAGCCTGCCCTGTTTATACCTTAGATATCCGCATGTGATTTCTAGTACCCGTGACTTACCCAAACTAAATCAGATTACCCGTGTGGGCCCTAAGGCATAGTATACGTAGGCATAGACCTGCACAAGGTATTTTGGTACAGCCATACCGTGGGTATAATTATCCCTCGGTAAAAGCTACTGCATTTATCCCATAAAAGAGAAAGGTTAGTTACATTTGTTAGTCTTGGTTAACATATGCATAAATATGGGATGCACTTGTAACTTCACAATTAAGAATTCTAGGGACAAGCTTGCATACTTCCAATTGAAAATTTTCATGTGTAAGATATCACTTTGCTATACAACCTAACTGGCTGGCATTGTATGGATAATTCCATACCATCAAAGATCTCCACTGTGCATCCATGCATTAACTCATGTCTCATCGCCACTAGCTAAatacccgtgcgttgctacggaagTTAAATGCTCAAGCATTTGCTACAGAAGTTCTTTTTTATTGCATGAGTTGTTTAAACGCTCTTGTCATAGTAATCTCTAGCTTTGTGCAAATAAAAATATATTTCAAAATATATATCAATGGATCAACTAATAAAAATATTGTGATACATTTATCTACTACATAGAATGCATGATAATTATGGTAATAATTTTTTGCAATTTAAGAGGTAATCTCTAAGGGTGAATGGACTGCCACCAACTCAGACTTTTACAAGAGTAAAGACCAAGATTTTCGAACTTCTGTCCAGTGAAGATATTAATTTCTGGATTCATATTCCTGAGAAAAACAAATGTACCTGAAGAGCAGGGAAAAATCTGGATTCAGTTAGTGATGGCTTTTGACAACCAATTCTAGGGGCAACGTCACGGGTCATCCTGAAATAAGGATCCTGGCAGAATAGAAAATGAATCGATTGACAAACAGATGCTTGTTAAAAAAAAACATCTACCAACAGATCAGCATCTATGACAAAATTATTCAGACATGCTTTCGGCCCAGATCTTTTGGCAGCTTATGGCATAAGCCATACCTTCCCCAGTTTATTTTAGAAGCCGCCCCCATACTATGCATTGAGGCTTCTAAACCAGTTAACCAAATAAGCTGGGGAGGGGGTAGCTTATTTTAGAAGCCGCCAACAGAACTGAGCCTTCATGATATTTGCATAGTAATAATAAAGACAtccatatttatttatttttgcgggGTAAAGACATCCATATTGATAGGATATAAAACCAATCATGTTAGACAAGATGATTATACAAAAAGTTATGTTTATACCTGGTCTATTGCACATGGGATCAGGCAACGTAGTTGTTCCATGCCAGAGAAGGGATGGGGAAATGAAGAAGGGAATGACGGAACTGCTTGCACAGGAGGAAAGCTAATCTTTCCTATGTGATCCTCTTGACTGAATCCAAATATTCCTACAACCTGTCATTCAAGAGTAAACTATATTGGTGAAAGATAATGCTTGAAGGCAAGCGACTCGATTTtggaatgtactccctccgtcacataatataagatcttattacatccaatatatgagtatattggatgtaataatatcttatattatgggacggagggagtagacgtTCTCCTTTTCAACTGAAGAGGCCTCACCTTATTATATGTCACACATCTGGCAACTTTAACCATGTTTTCATAAAAGGCACTGCAAGGAAAGGAAAGAAGACTTAATTTGTCATCTAGTAAGCAAAGCTGACACGAACAGCATACTCACTTGCTTAGCGGCAGAGTTATCTGAACAGAAACAAGATGGCTACAAGGTCAAAAATTAATCAGAACTACAATTAAAATGAGTAACCTTACCCTCCAACAAAATTAAAATCAGAGAAAATGAAAGTCTTTTCAACATCAAAGCCACATGCTATGATGTCTTTTGCATTTTCACGTGCAAGCCTTTTGCTTTCGTTAACAGTCAAATTCTTCCACAGGAACTTCTCATCATCAGTGAGCTGTATTACCAGTGGCACCTTAAAAGCATCCTGCAAATATCTGAACAAAAAACTTGATGCTTAATCAACATTGCCCATGGTTACTTACAAAATAAAAAATGGGAGTCAGGACCCCAGCGCAAGAATTAAATGGTCGTTTAGTTCGTGTAGATGCTACATAAAGGCTAGGGGGTATAGAATGCATTTTGGGCTGTAGTGTATTTATGGTCTACTTAAACATGAAAGATAAATGGTAAGCATCCTCATCGTGCCACCTAGTATTTTTTTTTTCTAAATAAGGTAATTGATGATATGCCATCTTTTACTTGGCAAATGGCCTCATTATTGTTCCATACTGCATATACGCCAAATTCACATAAAACTCTTAACTGCCCATGGACAGATAAAACAACTCAAGCACAGATCCAGATAATAGAAGAGGAAACACACCCACGCACCCAGACAGGCCCCCGCCAAGATGAAAAATAACCTCTATTTCGAACCGAGGCCGACCACCGAAGCAGACTATGATAGCGCAGTGCCCCCTTCTGTTATGCTACTTTGTATGAGTGGGATGTGAAGTTACTTAAGCTTGATCGTTATGGATAATACAGTAATATTATGTCAGTTTGTTGTCTTTGACAATACCATAAACAGGCATGAATTTCCTGGTGCAAATTTTGTGCATTATGCTCTCTGCATGTGTGTGGCTACAGGCATGAAGGAAGACTTCAGCATCAGAAACATACAGGTTTCACTAGATTCTAGATCTGGAAACAAATTGGGAACAACTTCACACCTCATCGCATCACAGGCTATTCTAGCGAAAAATATGGCCCCACTACCTCGCTGTGACAGCAGCATTGCCCAGTTACAGAGCACAGTGAATCAACAAAGAGGAGCTGAAGCTTCAGGCCTGCTTACTTGGTGAACATGAAGGGGACGAGGTGGCCAAGGTGCAGGGCCTCCGACGAGGGGCCCCTCCCCGTGTATAGGTAGAACTTCTCGCCTTTCTCGTACAGGTCAAGGATCTCGTTGAAATCCCTGCCCATACAAAAGGGATCGTCAGCGATTCCTCCTACCACACCGGAAAAGGAAAGAAGCGAACATGATGATTTTGCAACGATACCGGTGGGCGAAGAAGAGACCGCGGCGGAGGAAGCGATGCGGGGGGCGGCCAGTGAGGCGTGCGACGCGGTCGATGGTCGCTGCGTCCAGGCGCTGGCAGCCGAACTGGTCGACAAGCTTGTCGTAGTCGATGCCGCCCTTACCGGCCGACACCTCCCACGGGTTCACCAcctgctcctcctccttctcgaCCTTCGGCGCCACCACCGTCATAGGCAGCGGGCTGCGGGAGGCGGAGGAAACCAGCGGGGTTAGCGGCGGACCGGTTCGCGGGCGGCGCGGTGGGCGGTAGTAAGCAGGTGGCGGCGGGTGGGGGTCGCGGGAGGCGAGGGGTTAGGGGTTTCGATCGCGGTATCAATGAGATGGCTAATTGCTATCAGGCTTGgacgtttttctttcttttttttgcacGGGGGCTATGGTCGTGCATACCTTCTTTTGTTAAGGGGTGGCTTGTATTCGTATAGGATACGTGGTTTTCGTACTTATAGGATACGAACCGGGCGTGATTGCATCTGGGGTCCATCAAGTCACGAAACGCTAAGGCGGCGATTGCGTTCCACGCTAGGATTAGGGTTTCGGAGCACCTGGGTGGCTGGATTTCAGCTGGGATCGGGATGGCGATGGCGTCTTCCCAGACCAAGGTCGACGAGGCTATGTTTCCCTGTCTTGGAGCGGTGCTGATGGCAGGGGAAGC
It contains:
- the LOC119340522 gene encoding tryptophan--tRNA ligase, cytoplasmic-like isoform X1, with the translated sequence MTVVAPKVEKEEEQVVNPWEVSAGKGGIDYDKLVDQFGCQRLDAATIDRVARLTGRPPHRFLRRGLFFAHRDFNEILDLYEKGEKFYLYTGRGPSSEALHLGHLVPFMFTKYLQDAFKVPLVIQLTDDEKFLWKNLTVNESKRLARENAKDIIACGFDVEKTFIFSDFNFVGGAFYENMVKVARCVTYNKVVGIFGFSQEDHIGKISFPPVQAVPSFPSSFPHPFSGMEQLRCLIPCAIDQDPYFRMTRDVAPRIGCQKPSLTESRFFPALQGESTKMSASDPNSAIYVTDSEEKIKMKVNKYAFSGGQDSAELQRELGANLEVDVPIKYLNFFLEDDHDLEQIKKGYGDGSLLTGKVKNLLGDVLYEVVKRHTRARAQVTEEMVDAFMAARPLPNMFG
- the LOC119340522 gene encoding tryptophan--tRNA ligase, cytoplasmic-like isoform X2, producing MTVVAPKVEKEEEQVVNPWEVSAGKGGIDYDKLVDQFGCQRLDAATIDRVARLTGRPPHRFLRRGLFFAHRDFNEILDLYEKGEKFYLYTGRGPSSEALHLGHLVPFMFTNAFYENMVKVARCVTYNKVVGIFGFSQEDHIGKISFPPVQAVPSFPSSFPHPFSGMEQLRCLIPCAIDQDPYFRMTRDVAPRIGCQKPSLTESRFFPALQGESTKMSASDPNSAIYVTDSEEKIKMKVNKYAFSGGQDSAELQRELGANLEVDVPIKYLNFFLEDDHDLEQIKKGYGDGSLLTGKVKNLLGDVLYEVVKRHTRARAQVTEEMVDAFMAARPLPNMFG